The stretch of DNA CATGGTGGGGGCAAAGAATGAGAGGAACATCAGCTTCAGATGTTGACAGAAAGCACTCTTATACATATGCAAACCCAGACAAAATGCCCTTGGCCTTGAAATCTAGCCGCCTGTTCCCTTTTCTAATGCCCGCTTTTTCTGCTAGTTTATGTAAGCATCCTTTCCAGAACATCCCAGTAACTTTGCAACTACAAAATCCATTGCACAACAGAGCCATTGGCCATGGAAAGCTCAGTGGTTAAAGATTTATCTCCTAATGTACTTCtcaaatttgaataaaatgtgaaaatttgtttACCAAAAAACACAAAACAAAGCCTAATTTATTTAAACATCAAATCCTAATTCAATATCTAAAGTCACTGAACCCGAAAACCCCATGCATCACTGAGGGAAGATTTAAAGAGGAAAAATTCAAATCATTAATCACCAGTAGAATTGAATAAATGTATACAAAAAAAATTCTTTTAGGTTAGTATTAACAACGATTTCAATTAATAAGTGAAATTGCATTCATCTCATCAACCAGCTCCTGCCTGGAGTTTGCCTTTTTGCTCATCCTTTTCTTAATCTTTGGACTCTTTTTACAACTTGTTTGGCTCACCAATTGCCTTGCCGGTTTCATCCTTCTCACATCTTCTTTATACTTCCCAAAATTCTGCCGCAAGTCAAGCTCCTCATCTAGTTGCTCGCAATCATCTGTGGTCTGATCAGATTCAAGAGTAAGATTTACAATTTTCTTCGGAGATGTGTTCTCTAGATATTGAATTATTTCTCGTCTAGGTTTGCTCAAGAAAATTCCAAGTTCTAAGGACACAAAAGCATCAAGACAAGCGTACTCTATCTGTTCAATTGTAAGCTCCTTAGCATTCCATTCACTCATTGTGATTTTTTTTGGCTTGGGAATCACTTTCTGAAGCAAATCAAGCACTAAAGCCTTCAATCCCATCCCTCGATAGACTGTGTCGTGATATTTATTGGCCGCCCAGTAACCTACATCTTTTGTATGAGCCACATGCAGTTCATAATCTTCAAATAGTTTATCAGCATCATTATGCACCTCTTTACCAACAAATTTGAATTTCTTGTTCCCAAGAAATTGGATCAAAGATGGTGGGATATTGTCTGCATGGTAAAGTTGAAATATAAGGCATCTTTTACCCACACAGAGTTGAATGATGGCAACCTGTTGGTGTCCATGAGGTTCAGTAGGCATACACCATTCGGTGTCAAGGCCAATGAGAAGTTTGTTCAGTTTACGCTTGTGGATATGCATTGTATTAGCTATCCATTCATCGACAACAGCAGCTGTT from Hevea brasiliensis isolate MT/VB/25A 57/8 unplaced genomic scaffold, ASM3005281v1 Scaf731, whole genome shotgun sequence encodes:
- the LOC110635488 gene encoding uncharacterized protein LOC110635488, producing the protein MSFAGPSSIHDIQYYGDHIFTTVTATAAVVDEWIANTMHIHKRKLNKLLIGLDTEWCMPTEPHGHQQVAIIQLCVGKRCLIFQLYHADNIPPSLIQFLGNKKFKFVGKEVHNDADKLFEDYELHVAHTKDVGYWAANKYHDTVYRGMGLKALVLDLLQKVIPKPKKITMSEWNAKELTIEQIEYACLDAFVSLELGIFLSKPRREIIQYLENTSPKKIVNLTLESDQTTDDCEQLDEELDLRQNFGKYKEDVRRMKPARQLVSQTSCKKSPKIKKRMSKKANSRQELVDEMNAISLIN